In Oscillospiraceae bacterium, a genomic segment contains:
- a CDS encoding alpha-L-fucosidase: MSSQKEAAAEHAIIGASAISKPYERNTHPDAQWFPTAGLGLFLHWGISSVFGNTDISWGMMEDWGWDAPLPGYPKVTPRQYYEEGIAKFHPDQFEPEKFLGAAVEAGFKYAVLTTKHHDGFTLFPSKFGENGAAHSLNGRDLVGEYVDACRKVGIKVGLYYSPPDWYFNREYMSFNVNKRPDGSRILKNFDLQPIDKLPEMPPEHKKAYAELIRGQTLELLTRYGKIDIIWFDGRGVEESDPDPITIEEIRTLQPQILINPRMHGKGDFSTPECSIPKTAPEGWWEMCHLLNDHGWGYTVHPYKSFEWWRETYETVHAMGGNFLTNVGPMPSGALPDEYYERMAQIKAYFKGKK; the protein is encoded by the coding sequence ATGTCTTCACAGAAAGAGGCGGCCGCCGAACACGCGATCATCGGTGCGTCCGCGATCTCAAAACCGTATGAACGCAATACCCACCCCGACGCGCAGTGGTTTCCCACTGCGGGCCTGGGTCTTTTTCTGCACTGGGGCATTTCCTCGGTGTTCGGAAATACCGATATCTCTTGGGGGATGATGGAGGACTGGGGATGGGACGCACCCCTTCCCGGCTATCCAAAGGTCACGCCGCGGCAATATTACGAAGAGGGTATCGCGAAGTTCCATCCCGATCAGTTTGAACCCGAAAAATTTCTGGGCGCGGCGGTCGAGGCCGGTTTCAAGTATGCCGTTCTGACCACCAAACACCACGACGGATTCACGCTGTTTCCGAGCAAATTCGGCGAAAACGGCGCGGCACATTCTCTGAACGGGCGCGATCTTGTGGGCGAATACGTCGACGCCTGCCGCAAGGTCGGTATCAAGGTTGGTCTTTACTATTCACCGCCGGACTGGTATTTTAACCGTGAATACATGAGCTTTAACGTCAACAAGAGGCCCGACGGAAGCCGGATTTTGAAGAATTTTGACCTGCAGCCCATCGACAAACTGCCCGAGATGCCGCCGGAACACAAAAAGGCCTATGCCGAATTGATCCGGGGTCAGACGCTGGAACTGTTGACACGGTACGGAAAAATTGATATCATCTGGTTCGACGGACGCGGCGTCGAGGAAAGCGATCCCGATCCGATCACCATCGAGGAAATCCGCACCCTGCAGCCGCAGATTCTGATCAACCCCCGCATGCACGGCAAAGGCGACTTCTCGACCCCCGAGTGCAGCATTCCGAAAACCGCACCCGAGGGCTGGTGGGAGATGTGCCATCTCTTGAACGACCACGGTTGGGGCTATACGGTGCATCCGTACAAGAGCTTCGAGTGGTGGCGCGAGACCTACGAGACCGTGCACGCGATGGGCGGTAACTTTTTGACCAACGTCGGTCCGATGCCGTCGGGTGCGCTGCCGGACGAATATTATGAGCGCATGGCACAGATCAAAGCGTATTTTAAAGGCAAAAAATAA
- a CDS encoding sugar phosphate isomerase/epimerase: MKLGVLTVLFSDRSLEDTLKYLAGLGIDTVELGCGGYPGRAHCDPEILLSSQKALDEFKAKFKHYGIGISALSAHGNPVHPDKAVAATAHDHFMKACQLAQKLDLDRVITFSGCPGDHPGAKYPNWVTCPWPDDFLKILEWQWDEVLVPYWKDTVKEAGKYGVDKIAFEMHPGFCVYNTETMLKIRDRVGPQLGANFDPSHLWWQGMDPVEAIYALKGAIYHFHSKDTKVNPRTTRVNGVLDTKHFSDEPSRSWIFRTVGYGHGEDVWRDIVSALRLTGYDYVMSIEHEDSLMTNTEGLEKAIDLLRRVIAFEPKPGGMWWA, encoded by the coding sequence ATGAAATTAGGCGTTTTGACCGTGCTGTTTTCCGACCGGTCACTCGAGGATACGCTCAAATATCTGGCGGGTTTGGGAATCGACACCGTCGAACTCGGCTGCGGCGGATATCCCGGACGCGCACACTGCGACCCGGAGATTTTGCTGTCGAGCCAAAAAGCGTTGGACGAATTTAAGGCGAAATTTAAGCACTACGGCATCGGCATCTCGGCGCTTTCGGCGCACGGAAACCCCGTCCATCCAGACAAGGCCGTTGCCGCGACCGCGCACGATCATTTTATGAAGGCCTGCCAACTGGCGCAGAAGCTCGATCTCGACCGCGTGATCACTTTCTCGGGCTGTCCCGGCGACCATCCGGGCGCGAAATATCCCAACTGGGTGACCTGCCCGTGGCCGGACGATTTTCTGAAGATTTTGGAGTGGCAGTGGGATGAGGTTTTGGTGCCATATTGGAAAGACACGGTCAAGGAGGCCGGCAAGTACGGCGTCGACAAGATCGCGTTCGAGATGCACCCGGGTTTTTGCGTCTACAATACCGAGACGATGTTGAAAATTCGCGACCGCGTCGGCCCGCAGCTGGGCGCGAACTTCGACCCGTCGCATCTGTGGTGGCAGGGCATGGATCCCGTCGAGGCCATTTATGCGCTCAAAGGCGCGATCTATCACTTCCATTCCAAGGACACCAAGGTCAATCCGCGCACAACCCGCGTAAATGGTGTATTGGATACCAAACATTTCTCTGACGAACCGAGTCGGAGCTGGATTTTCCGCACGGTCGGTTACGGACACGGTGAAGATGTCTGGCGCGACATCGTTTCGGCGCTGCGTCTGACCGGATATGACTACGTCATGTCGATCGAGCACGAGGATTCGCTGATGACCAACACCGAGGGATTGGAGAAGGCAATCGACCTGTTACGCAGAGTGATTGCGTTCGAACCCAAACCCGGCGGCATGTGGTGGGCTTGA
- a CDS encoding Gfo/Idh/MocA family oxidoreductase: MTKVAIIGCGGIANGKHMPSLKKTGMCEMVAFCDLIKERAEKAAAEFGVKGAKVYTDYKKLLKDPEIEVVHVCTPNRSHSKISVDALNAGKHVMCEKPMAINYKEALKMVEAAKANNKLLTIGYQQRNRPDSNYLKAECENGTLGDIYFAKARSVRRRGVPTWGVFLNEYEQGGGALIDIGTHALDLCLWMLNDWDVNYVVGTSYHKHNQDSQTANMFGDWDTNEFTADDASFGFIVMKSGATIFLEATWALNTLDQAEAKVELCGTKAGADMVDGLRINGVRNNRQYVEKPDFATGAVAFFEGDQGGSPADIEAKIWMKAVNGKGELLVKPEQAAVVTRCLDAVYESAKTGKPVYFK; the protein is encoded by the coding sequence ATGACAAAGGTTGCAATCATCGGCTGCGGCGGTATCGCCAACGGCAAGCATATGCCGTCACTCAAAAAGACCGGTATGTGCGAAATGGTCGCGTTCTGCGATCTGATCAAGGAACGCGCCGAAAAAGCGGCTGCGGAATTCGGCGTGAAAGGCGCCAAGGTCTATACCGATTATAAAAAGCTGCTCAAGGATCCGGAGATTGAGGTTGTGCACGTCTGCACTCCGAACCGCTCCCACAGCAAAATCTCGGTCGACGCGCTGAACGCGGGCAAGCACGTGATGTGTGAAAAGCCGATGGCGATCAATTATAAAGAGGCGCTGAAAATGGTGGAGGCCGCAAAGGCCAACAACAAACTGCTGACCATCGGTTATCAGCAGCGCAACCGCCCCGATTCGAACTATCTCAAGGCCGAGTGTGAAAACGGCACATTGGGCGATATCTATTTTGCCAAAGCGCGTTCGGTCAGACGGCGCGGCGTTCCGACTTGGGGCGTGTTTTTGAACGAATATGAGCAGGGCGGCGGCGCGCTGATCGACATCGGTACCCATGCGCTCGACCTCTGCTTGTGGATGCTGAATGACTGGGATGTCAATTATGTCGTCGGCACCTCGTATCACAAACATAATCAGGATTCCCAAACCGCCAATATGTTCGGCGATTGGGATACCAACGAATTTACAGCAGACGACGCCTCGTTCGGTTTTATCGTGATGAAGAGCGGTGCGACCATTTTCCTCGAAGCCACCTGGGCGCTGAATACCCTCGATCAGGCCGAAGCCAAAGTCGAACTCTGCGGTACCAAAGCCGGAGCGGATATGGTCGACGGGCTGCGCATCAACGGCGTCAGAAACAACCGTCAGTATGTTGAAAAGCCTGACTTTGCAACGGGCGCTGTCGCTTTCTTTGAGGGTGATCAGGGCGGCAGTCCGGCCGACATCGAAGCGAAAATCTGGATGAAGGCCGTCAACGGCAAGGGTGAATTGCTGGTGAAGCCGGAACAGGCCGCCGTCGTCACCCGCTGTCTCGACGCGGTTTATGAATCCGCCAAAACCGGCAAGCCGGTATACTTTAAATAG
- a CDS encoding ThuA domain-containing protein encodes MNVTIFVEDDKANTQPEVLEVYKDGIAAELATIFKSGKVRTVSSFEPECGLTQEVLDDTDVLLWWGHRFHGNVPDEVAKRVVNAVLSGMGLIALHSSHYSKPFKTLMGTTCSLRWREGDFERLWITSPSHPIAKGLPDYIELEKEEMYGEYFDIPAPDEIVGMGWFRGGEVFRSVCAFRRGLGKVVYIQPGHETNPTYKNKNIRKLIHNAASWAAEGTRAAAPTGSRHCPVPLEQKQ; translated from the coding sequence ATGAACGTGACTATTTTTGTCGAGGACGACAAAGCCAATACCCAACCCGAAGTGTTGGAGGTCTATAAAGACGGCATCGCCGCCGAGCTTGCGACGATTTTTAAGAGCGGAAAAGTGCGCACAGTCAGCAGTTTTGAGCCGGAATGCGGCTTAACCCAAGAGGTGCTGGACGACACCGACGTGCTGTTGTGGTGGGGACACCGCTTCCACGGCAATGTGCCTGACGAGGTGGCAAAACGCGTTGTCAATGCCGTTTTGTCCGGTATGGGTCTGATCGCCCTGCACTCGTCGCATTACTCCAAGCCCTTCAAGACGCTGATGGGAACGACCTGCTCGCTGCGCTGGCGTGAGGGCGATTTCGAGCGGCTCTGGATCACGTCACCGTCGCACCCGATTGCCAAAGGACTGCCGGATTATATCGAACTCGAAAAAGAAGAGATGTACGGCGAATATTTCGACATCCCCGCACCGGACGAGATTGTCGGCATGGGGTGGTTTAGGGGCGGCGAGGTCTTCCGCTCGGTCTGTGCGTTCCGCCGGGGTCTGGGCAAGGTGGTCTATATTCAGCCCGGCCATGAGACCAACCCGACCTATAAAAACAAAAATATCCGCAAGTTGATTCATAACGCAGCTTCGTGGGCGGCGGAAGGCACCAGAGCCGCAGCGCCGACCGGCAGCCGGCACTGCCCGGTTCCCCTTGAACAGAAGCAATAG